The following proteins come from a genomic window of Streptomyces sp. NBC_00539:
- a CDS encoding carbohydrate ABC transporter permease, with the protein MGDVPDAAAGRGRGPAGAGRPAVKVLRAGKPTYVVLALFTAGSLFPLVWTAIAASRTNTRLAQTPPPFWFGGNLGRNLSIAWTDAHMGTALLNTLVVAGTVAAGTVVLSTLAGFAFARLRFRGSRGLLALVVSTMLIPPQLSVVPLYMLIAELSWTDRLQAVVLPALVSAFGVFFMRQYLAQALPVELVEAARTDGASSLRIVWHVVFPAARPAMAVLGMLTFVMTWNDFFWPVIALTQNGSPTVQVALTGLGRGYIPDQSVIMAGALLGTLPLLLVFLVFGRQIVGGIMQGAVKG; encoded by the coding sequence GTGGGCGATGTTCCTGATGCTGCTGCTGGTCGCGGGCGTGGCCCGGCTGGTGCGGGGAGGCCCGCGGTGAAGGTCCTGCGCGCGGGCAAGCCCACGTACGTCGTCCTGGCGTTGTTCACCGCCGGTTCCCTCTTCCCCCTGGTGTGGACGGCGATCGCGGCCTCCCGCACCAACACCCGCCTCGCGCAGACCCCGCCGCCGTTCTGGTTCGGCGGGAACCTGGGCCGCAACCTGTCGATCGCCTGGACCGACGCCCACATGGGCACCGCCCTGCTGAACACGCTGGTGGTCGCGGGCACGGTCGCGGCGGGCACCGTCGTGCTGTCCACCCTGGCGGGCTTCGCGTTCGCGCGGCTGCGGTTCCGGGGCAGCCGGGGGCTGCTGGCGCTGGTGGTGTCGACGATGCTGATCCCGCCGCAGCTGAGCGTCGTACCGCTGTACATGCTGATCGCCGAGCTGTCGTGGACGGACCGGCTCCAGGCGGTGGTCCTGCCGGCGCTGGTGTCCGCCTTCGGGGTGTTCTTCATGCGGCAGTACCTGGCGCAGGCGCTGCCGGTGGAGCTGGTGGAGGCCGCGCGCACGGACGGGGCGAGTTCGCTGCGGATCGTGTGGCACGTGGTCTTCCCCGCCGCCCGCCCGGCGATGGCGGTACTGGGGATGCTGACGTTCGTGATGACCTGGAACGACTTCTTCTGGCCGGTCATCGCGCTGACGCAGAACGGCAGCCCCACGGTGCAGGTGGCCCTGACGGGACTGGGACGCGGCTACATACCCGACCAGTCCGTGATCATGGCGGGTGCGCTGCTGGGCACGCTCCCGCTGCTGCTGGTGTTCCTGGTCTTCGGCCGCCAGATCGTCGGCGGCATCATGCAGGGGGCGGTGAAGGGTTGA
- a CDS encoding carbohydrate ABC transporter permease, giving the protein MSSASSPAAGRDAGGRGQVWRSRRYRWDLRLSPYAFVAPFFLFFAAFGLFPLLYTGWAALHQVELTDPDAMTWVGLRNFTRLWDDAFFWNALRNTLTIGLLSTVPQLLIALGLAHLLNYRLRGSAFFRVAVLTPYATSVAAATLVFVLLFGRDYGMVNWALSAVGFGPVDWQNGTLASQVAVSTIVVWRWTGYNALIYLAAMQAVPGDLYESAALDGASRWQQFRHVTVPSLRPTIFFTCVVSTIGATQLFGEPLLFNGGSGATGGSDHQFQTLGLYLYEQGWVNLHLGRASAIAWAMFLMLLLVAGVARLVRGGPR; this is encoded by the coding sequence CTGTCGTCCGCGTCCTCCCCCGCCGCGGGGCGGGACGCGGGCGGCCGGGGCCAGGTGTGGCGCTCGCGCCGCTACCGGTGGGACCTGCGCCTGAGTCCGTACGCCTTCGTGGCGCCCTTCTTCCTCTTCTTCGCCGCCTTCGGGCTGTTCCCGCTGCTGTACACGGGGTGGGCGGCGCTGCACCAGGTGGAGCTGACCGACCCGGACGCCATGACGTGGGTGGGCCTGCGGAACTTCACCCGGCTGTGGGACGACGCGTTCTTCTGGAACGCGCTGCGCAACACCCTCACCATCGGGCTGCTCTCCACGGTGCCGCAGCTGCTGATCGCGCTGGGTCTGGCGCACCTGCTCAACTACCGGCTGCGGGGCTCGGCGTTCTTCCGGGTCGCGGTGCTGACCCCGTACGCGACCTCGGTGGCCGCCGCCACGCTCGTCTTCGTGCTGCTCTTCGGCCGGGACTACGGCATGGTCAACTGGGCTCTGTCCGCAGTCGGGTTCGGGCCGGTCGACTGGCAGAACGGCACCCTGGCCTCCCAGGTGGCGGTGTCCACGATCGTGGTGTGGCGGTGGACCGGCTACAACGCGCTGATCTACCTGGCGGCCATGCAGGCCGTCCCCGGGGACCTGTACGAGTCCGCCGCGCTGGACGGCGCCTCGCGGTGGCAGCAGTTCCGGCACGTGACGGTGCCCTCGCTACGCCCGACGATCTTCTTCACCTGTGTGGTGTCCACGATCGGCGCCACCCAGCTGTTCGGTGAACCGCTGCTGTTCAACGGCGGTTCGGGTGCCACGGGCGGATCGGACCACCAGTTCCAGACGCTGGGCCTGTACCTGTACGAGCAGGGCTGGGTGAACCTGCACCTGGGGCGGGCGTCGGCGATCGCGTGGGCGATGTTCCTGATGCTGCTGCTGGTCGCGGGCGTGGCCCGGCTGGTGCGGGGAGGCCCGCGGTGA
- a CDS encoding ABC transporter substrate-binding protein translates to MRARSRPHSRAPLGALAVAAAAALLLAGCSQDPADPPGQDAPRAGGATTTLTVGVFGAFGLKEAGLYDEYMAQNPGVRIEQTSIERNENYYPQLLTHLGTGSGLADVQAVEVNNIAEITATQADKLVDLGKAPGVDKAAYLPWKWAQGTAKNGATVGLGTDIGPQGICYRKDLFAAAGLPTDRAAVGALWAGDWDKYLETGKAYKAKAGDGKAFVDSASGVMAAVTAGSAQRFYDDQGKVVYKTNPAVRGAFDLAARFASEGLSAKLQQFTPAWDQGFSNGSFATVSCPAWMLGYIQDKAGPAGKDKWDVAAAPKPSNWGGSFLVVPKAGRHAQEAAKLAAWLTAPAQQAKLFEKRGSFPSASAAYKLPAVAGAHHPYFGDAPIGEIFARAAEGVPVTVVGPKDLVIAQNLADVGMLQVDQKGRSAQEGWDAAVAAIDNALDQ, encoded by the coding sequence ATGCGAGCCCGATCCCGTCCCCACTCCCGCGCGCCCCTCGGGGCGCTCGCCGTCGCCGCCGCCGCGGCCCTGCTCCTCGCGGGCTGCTCCCAGGACCCCGCCGATCCCCCGGGCCAGGACGCCCCACGGGCGGGCGGGGCGACGACGACCCTGACCGTCGGGGTGTTCGGCGCGTTCGGGCTCAAGGAGGCCGGCCTGTACGACGAGTACATGGCGCAGAACCCGGGTGTGCGGATCGAGCAGACCTCCATCGAGCGCAACGAGAACTACTACCCGCAGCTGCTGACCCACCTGGGCACGGGCAGCGGCCTCGCCGACGTCCAGGCCGTCGAGGTCAACAACATCGCGGAGATCACCGCGACGCAGGCCGACAAGCTGGTCGACCTCGGCAAGGCGCCGGGCGTGGACAAGGCGGCGTACCTGCCGTGGAAGTGGGCGCAGGGCACCGCGAAGAACGGTGCGACCGTCGGGCTCGGCACCGACATCGGCCCGCAGGGCATCTGCTACCGCAAGGACCTCTTCGCGGCGGCCGGGCTGCCCACCGACCGGGCGGCGGTCGGCGCGCTCTGGGCGGGCGACTGGGACAAGTACCTGGAGACGGGCAAGGCCTACAAGGCGAAGGCGGGCGACGGCAAGGCGTTCGTGGACTCGGCGTCCGGCGTGATGGCGGCCGTCACCGCCGGCAGCGCCCAGCGGTTCTACGACGACCAGGGCAAGGTCGTCTACAAGACCAACCCGGCGGTGCGCGGGGCCTTCGACCTGGCGGCCCGGTTCGCCTCCGAGGGGCTGAGCGCCAAGCTCCAGCAGTTCACCCCGGCCTGGGACCAGGGCTTCTCCAACGGCAGCTTCGCCACCGTCTCCTGCCCGGCCTGGATGCTCGGCTACATCCAGGACAAGGCGGGTCCGGCGGGCAAGGACAAGTGGGACGTGGCCGCCGCCCCCAAGCCGAGCAACTGGGGCGGCTCGTTCCTGGTGGTGCCCAAGGCGGGCAGGCACGCCCAGGAGGCGGCGAAGCTGGCCGCCTGGCTGACGGCCCCCGCCCAGCAGGCGAAGCTGTTCGAAAAGCGCGGGAGTTTCCCGAGCGCGAGCGCCGCGTACAAGCTCCCCGCGGTGGCGGGCGCGCACCACCCCTACTTCGGCGACGCCCCGATCGGGGAGATCTTCGCCCGGGCGGCCGAGGGCGTCCCGGTGACGGTGGTCGGCCCGAAGGACCTGGTGATCGCACAGAACCTGGCGGACGTCGGGATGCTCCAGGTCGACCAGAAGGGCCGGTCGGCGCAGGAGGGCTGGGACGCCGCGGTGGCGGCGATCGACAACGCCCTGGACCAGTGA
- a CDS encoding LacI family DNA-binding transcriptional regulator — MSGQGRSGGRPTLEEVAVRAGVGRGTVSRVINGSSKVSEHTRAVVEAAVAELGYVPNRAARALAANRTDAVALVIPEPEARFFAEPYFSDVVRGVGATLAETDVQLVLTLAGGERERRRLAQYLSGHRVDGVLLVSVHAGDPLPELLAELGIPTVISGRRSADEALPCVDSDNLAGAAGAVAHLLGRGRRSVATITGPRDVYGAQCRLDGYRQALAAAGHAVDEQLIAAGDFTEEGGRRAMRELLERRPALDAVFAASDVMAAGARLELRAAGRRIPQDVALVGFDDSVVARHMDPPLTSVRQPIEEMGRTMARLLLERIAGGPADAAVVLPTELVVRESS, encoded by the coding sequence ATGAGCGGGCAAGGGCGCAGCGGGGGACGGCCGACCCTGGAGGAGGTCGCGGTCCGTGCCGGTGTGGGACGCGGCACCGTCTCCCGGGTGATCAACGGGTCCTCCAAGGTCAGCGAGCACACCAGGGCCGTCGTGGAGGCCGCCGTCGCCGAACTGGGGTACGTACCCAACCGCGCCGCCCGGGCGCTGGCCGCCAACCGTACGGACGCCGTCGCCCTCGTCATCCCCGAACCCGAGGCCCGTTTCTTCGCCGAGCCCTACTTCTCCGACGTGGTGCGCGGCGTCGGGGCCACCCTCGCCGAGACCGACGTCCAGCTGGTGCTCACCCTGGCCGGCGGGGAACGGGAGCGCCGGCGCCTCGCCCAGTACCTGTCCGGGCACCGCGTCGACGGGGTCCTGCTGGTCTCCGTGCACGCCGGGGACCCGCTGCCGGAGCTCTTGGCCGAGCTGGGCATCCCGACCGTGATCAGCGGGCGCCGCTCGGCCGACGAGGCCCTGCCCTGCGTGGACTCCGACAACCTGGCGGGCGCCGCCGGGGCCGTGGCCCACCTGCTGGGACGGGGCCGCCGGTCGGTGGCCACCATCACCGGGCCGCGGGACGTGTACGGGGCGCAGTGCCGGCTCGACGGCTACCGGCAGGCCCTCGCCGCGGCCGGGCACGCCGTGGACGAGCAGCTGATCGCGGCGGGCGACTTCACCGAGGAGGGCGGCCGCAGGGCCATGCGGGAGCTGCTGGAGCGGCGCCCCGCCCTGGACGCCGTCTTCGCCGCCTCGGACGTCATGGCGGCGGGCGCCCGCCTGGAGCTGCGCGCGGCGGGCCGCCGGATACCGCAGGACGTGGCGCTGGTGGGTTTCGACGACTCGGTGGTGGCCCGGCACATGGACCCGCCGCTGACCAGCGTGCGCCAGCCGATCGAGGAGATGGGCAGGACCATGGCGCGGCTGCTGCTGGAGCGGATCGCGGGCGGGCCGGCGGACGCCGCCGTCGTGCTGCCGACCGAGCTGGTGGTCCGGGAGTCCTCCTGA
- the orn gene encoding oligoribonuclease has protein sequence MNDRMVWIDCEMTGLSLTDDALIEVAALVTDSELNVLGEGVDIVIRPPDAALETMPDVVRQMHTASGLLDELPGGTTLADAEAQVLAYVREHVKEPGKAPLCGNSVGTDRGFLLRDMAALESYLHYRIVDVSSVKELARRWYPRAYFNSPPKNGNHRALADIKESIAELRYYREAVFVPQPGPDSDTARTIAAKYVVADE, from the coding sequence ATGAACGATCGCATGGTGTGGATCGACTGCGAGATGACCGGGCTCTCGTTGACGGACGACGCACTTATCGAGGTGGCCGCACTGGTCACCGACTCGGAGCTGAACGTGCTCGGCGAAGGCGTGGACATCGTGATCCGCCCGCCGGACGCGGCCCTGGAGACCATGCCCGACGTGGTGCGCCAGATGCACACCGCCTCCGGCCTGCTCGACGAGCTGCCCGGCGGAACCACCCTCGCGGACGCCGAGGCGCAGGTCCTGGCGTACGTACGGGAGCACGTGAAGGAGCCCGGCAAGGCCCCGCTGTGCGGGAACTCGGTCGGCACCGACCGCGGCTTCCTGCTGCGGGACATGGCCGCGCTGGAGTCGTACCTGCACTACCGGATCGTTGACGTGTCCTCGGTCAAGGAGCTGGCGCGCCGCTGGTACCCGCGGGCGTACTTCAACAGTCCGCCGAAGAACGGCAACCACCGGGCGCTCGCGGACATCAAGGAGTCCATCGCCGAGCTGCGCTACTACCGCGAGGCGGTGTTCGTCCCGCAGCCCGGGCCCGACTCGGACACGGCGCGCACCATCGCCGCGAAGTACGTCGTCGCCGACGAGTAG
- a CDS encoding helix-turn-helix domain-containing protein has translation MSQDSTAVVADAGRKLAGRRRREIVAVLLFSGGPIFESSIPLSVFGIDRQDAGVPRYRLLVCAGEDGPLRTTGGLELTAPYGLEAIARAGTVVVPAWRSITSPPPPEALDALRLAHEEGARIVGLCTGAFVLAAAGLLDGRPATTHWMYAPTLAKRYPSVHVDPRELFVDDGDVLTSAGTAAGIDLCLHIVRTDHGSEAAGALARRLVVPPRRTGGQERYLDRSLPEEIGADPLAEVVAWALEHLHEQFDVETLAARAYMSRRTFDRRFRSLTGSAPLQWLITQRVLQAQRLLETSDYSVDEVAGRCGFRSPVALRGHFRRQLGSSPAAYRSAYRARRPQADVPHVAELSGGPVPHQRTPQRAAAALAAAGPTVTELYSPGRVLREHA, from the coding sequence ATGAGCCAGGATTCCACCGCAGTCGTCGCGGACGCGGGCCGGAAGCTCGCGGGGCGTCGCCGCAGGGAGATCGTCGCGGTGCTGCTGTTCAGCGGCGGACCGATCTTCGAGAGTTCCATTCCACTTTCCGTGTTCGGCATCGACCGGCAGGACGCGGGAGTTCCACGCTACCGACTACTCGTGTGCGCAGGTGAGGACGGTCCGCTGCGGACCACCGGCGGACTCGAACTGACCGCGCCGTACGGGCTGGAGGCGATCGCCCGGGCGGGCACGGTCGTCGTTCCGGCCTGGCGGTCCATCACTTCACCGCCGCCGCCCGAGGCGCTCGACGCACTGCGTCTGGCGCACGAGGAGGGGGCCCGGATCGTCGGACTGTGCACGGGGGCCTTCGTGCTCGCCGCCGCCGGTCTGCTCGACGGCCGGCCCGCGACGACGCACTGGATGTACGCGCCGACGCTGGCCAAGCGGTACCCGTCCGTCCACGTCGACCCGCGCGAGCTGTTCGTCGACGACGGCGACGTACTGACCTCCGCGGGCACCGCGGCCGGAATCGACCTGTGCCTGCACATCGTGCGCACGGACCACGGCAGCGAGGCGGCCGGGGCACTGGCCCGCCGGCTCGTCGTCCCGCCGCGCCGCACCGGCGGCCAGGAGCGCTACCTCGACCGGTCGCTGCCGGAGGAGATCGGCGCCGACCCGCTGGCCGAGGTCGTCGCCTGGGCGCTGGAGCACCTCCACGAGCAGTTCGACGTGGAGACCCTGGCCGCCCGCGCCTACATGAGCAGGCGCACCTTCGACCGCCGGTTCCGCTCGCTCACCGGCAGCGCGCCGCTGCAGTGGCTGATCACCCAGCGCGTGCTCCAGGCGCAGCGGCTGCTGGAGACCTCCGACTACTCGGTCGACGAGGTCGCCGGGCGCTGCGGGTTCCGTTCGCCCGTCGCGCTGCGCGGTCACTTCCGGCGCCAGCTGGGGTCCTCCCCGGCCGCCTACCGCTCCGCCTACCGGGCGCGCCGGCCGCAGGCCGACGTGCCGCACGTGGCCGAGCTCTCGGGTGGTCCGGTGCCGCACCAGCGCACTCCGCAGCGGGCGGCGGCGGCCCTGGCCGCGGCCGGTCCGACGGTCACCGAGCTGTACTCACCGGGCCGGGTCCTGCGCGAGCACGCGTAG
- a CDS encoding universal stress protein yields the protein MAGHEYSEPADRKRKRLADPASADLRAVEQTRHPCDPAFRHGVVVGFDGSTSSERALAYAIGMARRSGSGLIIVHVANRLPTTVWAGCEPPVFVDVPDHRTEVLGLELACADYLAEVPWILVERGGDICHELEEVGREYSADAIVVGSTHGIVGRIFGSVAGRLAKRAQRPVVVIP from the coding sequence ATGGCCGGTCACGAATACTCCGAACCCGCGGACCGCAAGCGCAAGCGCCTCGCCGACCCCGCGTCGGCCGACCTGCGCGCGGTGGAACAGACGCGCCACCCTTGCGACCCTGCCTTCCGGCACGGCGTCGTGGTCGGCTTCGACGGCTCCACATCCAGCGAGCGCGCCCTCGCGTACGCCATCGGGATGGCCCGCCGCTCCGGATCCGGCCTGATCATCGTCCATGTGGCCAACCGGCTGCCCACCACCGTGTGGGCGGGCTGCGAGCCGCCCGTCTTCGTGGACGTCCCGGACCACCGCACGGAAGTGCTCGGGCTGGAACTCGCCTGCGCGGACTACCTGGCCGAGGTGCCGTGGATCCTGGTCGAGCGGGGCGGCGACATCTGCCACGAACTGGAGGAGGTCGGCCGGGAGTACTCGGCGGACGCCATCGTGGTCGGCTCCACGCACGGCATCGTCGGCCGGATCTTCGGCTCGGTGGCGGGACGCCTGGCCAAACGGGCACAACGACCCGTTGTTGTCATTCCGTAA
- a CDS encoding acetate uptake transporter, translating into MDNGVSAGSTASTSTLGHIALGLTLLAFGIGHTGIISGVSAADSVSLAMYVGGLALFVLGLLEFRGGNGFNGTAFAGLGAFWFTWAGGADAKVSAHAAGLFLVLFALLALTLTLGAAAGPFGQGVYGLLTLSLVLLAVGAFAGSGGLGKVAGWVAAVGGLLAWYGATAALAHWPMAVGRGSRRGAVAAG; encoded by the coding sequence GTGGACAATGGTGTCTCTGCGGGAAGCACGGCCTCGACTTCGACCCTCGGGCACATAGCCCTGGGTCTCACCCTTCTCGCATTCGGTATCGGCCACACCGGCATCATCAGCGGCGTGAGCGCGGCAGACTCCGTATCCCTCGCGATGTACGTGGGCGGTCTCGCCCTCTTCGTCCTCGGACTCCTGGAGTTCCGCGGCGGCAACGGCTTCAACGGCACCGCGTTCGCGGGGCTCGGGGCCTTCTGGTTCACCTGGGCCGGCGGAGCCGACGCCAAGGTGTCGGCGCACGCGGCCGGCCTGTTCCTGGTCCTCTTCGCCCTCCTGGCCCTCACCCTGACGCTGGGTGCGGCCGCCGGACCGTTCGGGCAGGGCGTCTACGGCCTGCTCACCCTCTCCCTGGTGCTCCTCGCGGTGGGCGCCTTCGCGGGCAGCGGCGGACTGGGCAAGGTCGCCGGCTGGGTGGCGGCGGTCGGCGGACTGCTGGCCTGGTACGGGGCGACGGCCGCACTGGCCCACTGGCCGATGGCGGTCGGCCGGGGCTCGCGGCGCGGCGCGGTAGCGGCCGGGTGA
- the glmS gene encoding glutamine--fructose-6-phosphate transaminase (isomerizing) — MCGIVGYIGKRDVAPLLLEGLQRLEYRGYDSAGIVVNSPKSSALKVVKAKGRVRELESRVPKRFAGTTGIAHTRWATHGAPSDINSHPHLDAENKVAVVHNGIVDNASELRAKLEADGVVFVSETDTEVLVHLIARSQADSLEEKVREALKVVEGTYGIAVMHADFPDRIVVARNGSPVVLGIGEKEMFVASDVAALVAHTRQIVTLDDGEMATLKADDFRTYTTSGTTTTATPETVEWEAASYDMGGHDTYMHKEISEQAEAVDRVLRGRIDDRFSTVHLGGLNLDPREARGIRRVKILGCGTSYHAGLIGAGLIEGMARIPADAEPASEFRYRNAVVDPDTLYIAVSQSGETYDVLAAVQELKRKGARVLGVVNVVGSAIAREADGGVYVHAGPEVCVVSTKCFTNTVVAFALLAVHLGRIRDLSVTDGKRIIEGLRKLPAQIQEILEGEEDIKKLAAEYAEAKSMMFIGRVRGYPVALEASLKLKEISYIHAEAYPASELKHGPLALIEPAMPTVAIVPDDDLLDKNRAALEEIKARSGRILAVAHREQEKADHTIIVPKNEDELDPILMGIPLQLLAYHTALALGRDIDKPRNLAKSVTVE, encoded by the coding sequence ATGTGCGGAATTGTGGGATACATCGGCAAGCGTGACGTCGCACCGCTGCTGCTGGAGGGGCTCCAGCGCCTGGAGTACCGCGGTTACGACTCCGCGGGCATCGTCGTCAACAGCCCGAAGTCCTCGGCCCTCAAGGTCGTCAAGGCCAAGGGCCGGGTCCGCGAGCTCGAGTCCCGCGTGCCCAAGCGGTTCGCCGGCACCACCGGCATCGCCCACACCCGCTGGGCCACCCACGGCGCCCCGAGTGACATCAACTCCCACCCGCACCTCGACGCCGAGAACAAGGTCGCGGTCGTCCACAACGGCATCGTGGACAACGCCTCCGAGCTGCGCGCCAAGCTGGAGGCCGACGGCGTCGTCTTCGTCTCCGAGACCGACACCGAGGTGCTCGTCCACCTGATCGCCCGCTCGCAGGCCGACTCCCTGGAGGAGAAGGTCCGCGAGGCGCTCAAGGTCGTCGAGGGCACCTACGGCATCGCCGTCATGCACGCCGACTTCCCCGACCGCATCGTGGTCGCCCGCAACGGCTCCCCGGTCGTCCTCGGCATCGGCGAGAAGGAGATGTTCGTCGCCTCGGACGTCGCCGCGCTCGTCGCCCACACCCGCCAGATCGTCACCCTGGACGACGGCGAGATGGCCACCCTCAAGGCCGACGACTTCCGTACCTACACCACCTCCGGTACGACGACCACCGCCACGCCGGAGACCGTGGAGTGGGAGGCCGCCTCCTACGACATGGGCGGCCACGACACGTACATGCACAAGGAGATCTCCGAGCAGGCGGAGGCCGTCGACCGCGTGCTGCGCGGCCGCATCGACGACCGCTTCTCCACCGTCCACCTGGGCGGCCTGAACCTGGACCCGCGCGAGGCGCGCGGCATCCGCCGGGTCAAGATCCTGGGCTGCGGCACCTCGTACCACGCGGGCCTGATCGGTGCCGGCCTCATCGAGGGCATGGCGCGCATCCCCGCCGACGCCGAGCCTGCCTCCGAGTTCCGCTACCGCAACGCGGTCGTGGACCCGGACACCCTGTACATCGCGGTCTCCCAGTCGGGTGAGACCTACGACGTCCTCGCGGCCGTCCAGGAGCTCAAGCGCAAGGGCGCCCGCGTCCTCGGCGTGGTCAACGTGGTCGGCTCCGCCATCGCCCGCGAGGCCGACGGCGGCGTGTACGTGCACGCCGGTCCCGAGGTCTGCGTCGTGTCCACCAAGTGCTTCACCAACACGGTCGTGGCGTTCGCGCTGCTCGCCGTGCACCTGGGGCGGATCCGGGACCTGTCGGTGACCGACGGCAAGCGGATCATCGAGGGCCTGCGCAAGCTGCCCGCCCAGATCCAGGAGATCCTGGAGGGCGAGGAGGACATCAAGAAGCTGGCGGCCGAGTACGCCGAGGCCAAGTCGATGATGTTCATCGGCCGGGTGCGCGGCTACCCCGTTGCCCTGGAGGCCTCCCTCAAGCTCAAGGAGATCTCCTACATCCACGCCGAGGCCTACCCCGCCTCCGAGCTCAAGCACGGTCCGCTCGCGCTCATCGAGCCGGCGATGCCGACGGTCGCGATCGTCCCCGACGACGACCTGCTGGACAAGAACCGCGCGGCGCTGGAGGAGATCAAGGCCCGCAGCGGCCGGATCCTCGCGGTCGCCCACCGCGAGCAGGAGAAGGCCGACCACACGATCATCGTCCCCAAGAACGAGGACGAGCTGGACCCGATCCTGATGGGCATCCCGCTCCAGCTGCTGGCGTACCACACCGCCCTGGCCCTGGGCCGGGACATCGACAAGCCGCGCAACCTGGCGAAGTCGGTCACGGTCGAGTAG
- a CDS encoding DUF4429 domain-containing protein, giving the protein MAEIIQKDGTWTFDGDAVRIVPGRDKDVGPLRQALGELSVPLHAIVGVSFEPGRKSGRLRLRLRDGADPLTQGTGGRLPDAADPYKLTVDAARAAVAEYFVDEVRNALLLDQVDPGPADAYLLPGPPVPVTAEAGDSTVSFDGDALTLDWNWTAEDAKHSAGPSRFRMADVRAVDWVPAKGLSNGWLRFTLTGAQAAPAPKYDPYAAELFGFGKKELLTALVAAAVTVRLPHPSAERATRAREAGTPEAGAGRAVPAPAPAADHDVLLRRLRELGELHKEGVLTPEEFLTAKAAILGHF; this is encoded by the coding sequence ATGGCGGAAATCATCCAGAAGGACGGCACATGGACCTTCGACGGCGACGCGGTACGCATCGTGCCGGGCCGGGACAAGGACGTCGGCCCGCTGCGCCAGGCCCTCGGGGAACTTTCGGTACCGCTCCACGCGATCGTCGGCGTCTCCTTTGAGCCGGGCCGCAAGTCGGGCCGGCTGCGCCTTCGGCTACGGGACGGCGCCGACCCGCTGACGCAGGGCACGGGCGGCCGGCTGCCCGACGCCGCCGACCCGTACAAGCTGACCGTGGACGCGGCCAGGGCCGCGGTCGCGGAGTACTTCGTGGACGAGGTGCGCAACGCGCTGCTGCTCGACCAGGTCGATCCCGGCCCGGCCGACGCGTACCTGCTGCCCGGGCCGCCGGTGCCGGTCACGGCCGAGGCGGGCGACTCGACGGTGTCCTTCGACGGCGACGCGCTCACGCTGGACTGGAACTGGACGGCGGAGGACGCCAAGCACTCGGCCGGCCCGAGCCGGTTCCGCATGGCGGACGTACGGGCGGTGGACTGGGTCCCGGCGAAGGGCCTCTCGAATGGCTGGCTCCGGTTCACTCTGACGGGTGCGCAGGCGGCGCCCGCGCCCAAGTACGACCCGTACGCGGCGGAACTCTTCGGCTTCGGCAAGAAGGAGCTGCTGACCGCGCTGGTCGCGGCGGCCGTGACGGTACGCCTCCCCCACCCGTCCGCAGAACGCGCGACCCGGGCGCGGGAGGCCGGAACGCCCGAAGCCGGGGCGGGCCGGGCCGTCCCCGCCCCCGCCCCCGCCGCGGACCACGACGTGCTCCTGCGCCGGCTGCGCGAGCTCGGCGAGCTGCACAAGGAGGGCGTCCTCACCCCTGAGGAGTTCCTGACCGCAAAAGCCGCCATTTTGGGACATTTCTAA